In Bacillus sp. NP247, one DNA window encodes the following:
- a CDS encoding permease, producing MFAGHFGLAAVVKTKSPKLPLWALMLSTQLLDVIFLPLYVLGVETIEPINSNGYGEAIIHADYSHSLIGALFIAFVAGIVGMRFWGKRSGFVVGAVVFSHWILDLLVHRTDLPLLPGNFGDLPMLGFGLWRFPAISIILECILIAVGGILYFRFTVSSAGEQKKFIARVTGGLVVILLILSLLISMAF from the coding sequence ATGTTTGCAGGACATTTTGGCTTAGCGGCAGTAGTGAAAACAAAGTCACCTAAACTACCACTTTGGGCTCTCATGTTAAGCACACAATTATTGGATGTCATTTTTTTACCGCTTTATGTTTTAGGAGTAGAGACAATTGAGCCTATTAATAGTAATGGTTATGGTGAAGCAATCATTCACGCAGATTATTCACATTCTTTAATAGGGGCATTGTTTATTGCCTTTGTTGCAGGAATAGTAGGTATGAGATTTTGGGGCAAACGGAGTGGCTTTGTTGTTGGGGCTGTAGTTTTTAGCCATTGGATTCTTGATTTACTTGTGCACCGCACTGACTTGCCGCTACTTCCAGGGAATTTCGGAGACTTACCTATGCTAGGTTTTGGGTTGTGGCGATTTCCGGCTATTAGTATCATATTGGAATGTATTCTTATTGCGGTGGGTGGCATATTATATTTCAGATTTACCGTTTCCAGTGCGGGCGAACAAAAGAAATTTATAGCAAGAGTAACCGGCGGATTGGTAGTTATATTATTAATTCTTTCGTTACTTATAAGTATGGCGTTTTGA
- a CDS encoding TetR/AcrR family transcriptional regulator has product MSPRIGLTLQKIVETAAEIADTNGIQEVTLASLAQRLGVRSPSLYNHVKGLQDVRKNLGIYGIKQLHNRLEETVEGKRMDEAIHALGEAYVAFVRKHPGLYEATFSRDEEVRKAGDGIVKLCLQVLQQYGLEGENALHATRGFRSICHGFASIEQQGGFGLPLDLDTSLHLLLETFIKGLHVMRD; this is encoded by the coding sequence ATGTCACCGAGAATCGGACTTACATTACAGAAAATCGTAGAAACAGCGGCAGAAATTGCAGATACAAATGGAATACAAGAAGTAACGTTAGCTTCATTAGCACAAAGGTTAGGGGTACGTTCGCCCTCGCTATATAATCATGTGAAAGGTTTACAAGATGTACGGAAAAATCTTGGTATTTACGGAATAAAACAGTTGCATAACAGACTGGAAGAAACGGTCGAGGGTAAACGTATGGATGAAGCAATTCATGCATTAGGAGAAGCGTACGTAGCATTCGTCCGCAAACATCCTGGACTGTATGAAGCAACCTTTTCACGAGACGAAGAAGTAAGAAAAGCAGGTGACGGAATTGTAAAGCTTTGTCTTCAGGTTTTACAACAGTACGGCTTAGAAGGAGAGAATGCACTTCATGCGACACGTGGATTCAGAAGTATTTGTCATGGATTTGCGTCGATTGAACAGCAAGGTGGATTTGGTTTGCCGCTAGATTTAGATACAAGTTTACATTTATTATTGGAAACGTTTATTAAAGGATTACATGTAATGAGAGATTGA
- a CDS encoding MBL fold metallo-hydrolase codes for MRVIHEKTVYQLSFLPRVFPVNCYFVEEEDGLTLIDTALPYSAKGILQAAEKIGKPITKIVLTHAHDDHIGALDALKEVLPNVPVYISKRDAKLLEGDTTLQKDEPNIPIKGGVPKKVKTVPDVLLEDGDRVGSLLAIMTPGHTPGSMSFLDVRNKALIVGDAFQTRGGMAVSGQMKFWFPFPAMATWSKEISLQSAEKLSEYEPSLLAAGHGKMIKDPSTVIKLAIKEAKRNIESRKEG; via the coding sequence ATGAGAGTGATACATGAAAAAACGGTATATCAATTGTCATTTTTGCCAAGAGTGTTTCCTGTGAATTGTTACTTTGTCGAGGAAGAAGATGGTTTAACTTTAATTGATACGGCTTTGCCATATAGCGCAAAAGGAATTTTACAGGCGGCTGAGAAAATAGGGAAACCAATTACTAAGATTGTATTAACACATGCGCATGATGATCATATTGGTGCATTAGACGCATTAAAGGAAGTGCTTCCTAATGTTCCAGTCTATATTTCTAAGCGAGACGCAAAGCTTTTAGAAGGAGATACGACGTTACAAAAGGATGAACCGAATATACCAATAAAAGGCGGTGTACCTAAAAAGGTAAAAACAGTACCTGATGTTTTATTGGAGGATGGCGACCGAGTTGGATCGCTTCTTGCGATTATGACACCGGGACATACGCCAGGTTCCATGTCGTTTCTTGATGTACGAAATAAAGCTCTAATTGTCGGGGATGCCTTCCAAACAAGAGGAGGTATGGCTGTTTCGGGACAAATGAAATTTTGGTTTCCGTTTCCTGCAATGGCAACGTGGAGCAAAGAAATATCATTACAAAGTGCAGAGAAGCTAAGCGAATATGAGCCTTCCTTGCTTGCGGCAGGACATGGGAAAATGATAAAGGATCCAAGCACTGTCATAAAACTTGCTATTAAGGAAGCTAAGCGGAATATAGAAAGTAGGAAAGAGGGTTAA
- a CDS encoding acyl-CoA dehydrogenase family protein, whose protein sequence is MEKTVGNAVKGGSFLVEEITIDQVFTPEDFSSEHKMIAKTTEDFIVNEVLPELEYLEQHEFDRSVRLLKEAGELGLLGADVPEEYGGIGLDKVSSALIAEKFSRAGGFAITHGAHVGIGSLPIVLFGNEEQKKKYLPLLATGEKLAAYALTEPGSGSDALGAKTTARLNAEGTHYVLNGEKQWITNSAFADVFIVYAKIDGEHFSAFIVEKEYAGVSTSPEEKKMGIKCSSTRTLILEDALVPKENLLGEIGKGHIIAFNILNIGRYKLGVGTVGSAKRAVEISAQYANQRQQFKQPIARFPLIQEKLANMAAKTYAAESSVYRTVGLFESRMSTLSEEEVKDGKAVAASIAEYAIECSLNKVFGSEVLDYTVDEGVQIHGGYGFMAEYEIERMYRDSRINRIFEGTNEINRLIVPGTFLRKAMKGELPLLQKAQKLQEELMMMMPEEVGDEPLALQKYLVSNAKKIGLMVAGLAAQKYGKALDKEQEILVNIADIVSNLYAMESAVLRTEKAIKTTGLEKNKQKVLYTEVFCQEAFNEIEADAKETLIAVENGDMLRMMLSSLRKLTRHTPLNVIPKKREIAAKILEDERYTV, encoded by the coding sequence ATGGAAAAAACAGTAGGAAATGCGGTTAAAGGCGGTAGCTTTTTAGTAGAGGAAATTACAATTGATCAAGTGTTTACGCCAGAAGATTTTTCATCTGAGCATAAAATGATTGCAAAAACGACAGAGGACTTTATCGTAAATGAAGTTCTTCCGGAGCTTGAATATTTAGAGCAACATGAGTTTGATCGTTCTGTTCGTCTTTTAAAAGAAGCTGGTGAACTTGGTTTATTAGGCGCTGACGTACCAGAAGAGTACGGCGGAATTGGCCTTGATAAAGTAAGCTCAGCGTTAATCGCAGAGAAATTCTCTCGCGCTGGTGGTTTTGCGATCACTCACGGTGCTCACGTTGGTATCGGATCTTTACCAATCGTATTATTCGGTAACGAAGAGCAAAAGAAAAAATATTTACCACTACTTGCAACTGGTGAAAAATTAGCTGCATACGCATTAACAGAGCCAGGTTCAGGATCTGATGCATTAGGTGCAAAAACAACTGCACGTTTAAATGCAGAAGGTACACATTACGTATTAAATGGTGAAAAACAATGGATTACAAACTCTGCATTCGCTGACGTATTTATCGTATACGCAAAAATTGATGGAGAGCACTTCTCAGCATTTATCGTAGAGAAAGAATATGCTGGCGTATCTACAAGCCCAGAAGAAAAGAAAATGGGTATTAAATGTTCTTCAACTCGTACGTTAATTTTAGAAGATGCATTAGTACCGAAAGAAAACTTACTTGGTGAAATCGGTAAAGGTCATATTATCGCGTTCAACATTTTAAATATCGGTCGTTATAAATTAGGTGTTGGTACAGTTGGATCTGCGAAACGTGCAGTAGAAATTTCAGCACAATATGCAAATCAACGTCAACAGTTCAAACAACCAATCGCTCGCTTCCCATTAATTCAAGAGAAACTTGCGAATATGGCAGCGAAAACATATGCAGCTGAAAGCTCTGTATACCGTACAGTAGGTTTATTCGAAAGCCGCATGAGCACATTATCAGAAGAGGAAGTAAAGGACGGTAAAGCAGTAGCAGCTTCTATCGCTGAATATGCAATCGAGTGTTCTTTAAATAAAGTATTCGGTTCTGAAGTACTAGATTATACAGTTGATGAAGGTGTTCAAATTCACGGTGGTTACGGATTTATGGCAGAGTATGAGATTGAAAGAATGTACCGTGATTCTCGTATTAACCGTATTTTCGAAGGAACGAACGAAATTAACCGCCTAATCGTACCAGGTACGTTCTTACGTAAAGCGATGAAAGGTGAATTACCACTTCTTCAAAAAGCACAAAAATTACAAGAAGAGTTAATGATGATGATGCCAGAAGAAGTAGGCGATGAGCCATTAGCACTTCAAAAATATTTAGTAAGTAACGCGAAGAAAATCGGCTTAATGGTAGCTGGATTAGCTGCTCAAAAATACGGTAAAGCATTAGATAAAGAGCAAGAAATTCTTGTGAATATTGCTGACATCGTAAGCAATCTATACGCAATGGAGTCAGCTGTTCTTCGTACAGAAAAGGCAATTAAAACAACTGGTCTTGAAAAGAATAAACAAAAAGTGTTATACACTGAAGTATTCTGCCAAGAAGCATTCAACGAAATCGAAGCAGATGCGAAAGAAACACTTATCGCAGTTGAAAATGGCGACATGCTGCGCATGATGTTATCATCATTACGTAAATTAACTCGCCACACACCACTTAACGTAATTCCAAAGAAACGTGAAATTGCTGCGAAAATTTTAGAAGATGAGCGTTACACAGTTTAA
- a CDS encoding acetyl-CoA C-acetyltransferase → MREAVIVAGARTPIGKAKRGSLKTVRPDDLGALVVKETLKRANYEGPIDDLIFGCAMPEAEQGLNMARNIGGLAGLSYDVPAITINRYCSSGLQSIAYGAERIMLGHSEAVLSGGAESMSLVPMMGHVVRPNSRLVEAAPEYYMGMGHTAEQVAVKYGISREEQDAFAVRSHQRAAKALAEGNFADETVAVDVMLRTVGANNKLQEETRIFAQDEGVRAETTLDILGKLRPAFNVRGSVTAGNSSQMSDGAASVLLMDREKAVSDGMKPLAKFRSFAVAGVPPEIMGIGPIAAIPKALKLAGLELSDIGLFELNEAFASQSIQVIRELGLDEEKVNVNGGAIALGHPLGCTGAKLTLSLIHEMKRRNQQFGIVTMCIGGGMGAAGVFELL, encoded by the coding sequence ATGAGAGAAGCTGTCATTGTTGCGGGAGCAAGAACACCAATTGGAAAAGCAAAGAGGGGTTCATTAAAAACAGTTCGTCCTGACGATCTAGGGGCGTTAGTAGTAAAGGAAACGTTAAAGCGTGCGAATTATGAAGGGCCAATAGATGATTTAATTTTCGGTTGTGCGATGCCAGAAGCAGAACAAGGTTTGAATATGGCTCGTAATATCGGCGGGCTAGCAGGACTTTCTTACGATGTTCCAGCTATTACAATTAACCGTTACTGCTCTTCAGGTTTACAAAGTATCGCTTACGGAGCAGAGCGCATTATGCTTGGTCACTCTGAAGCTGTATTATCAGGCGGAGCGGAATCAATGAGTTTAGTTCCAATGATGGGACACGTCGTTCGTCCAAATAGTCGCCTTGTAGAAGCGGCTCCAGAATATTATATGGGTATGGGACATACAGCAGAGCAAGTTGCTGTGAAATATGGAATTTCTCGTGAAGAGCAAGATGCTTTTGCGGTAAGAAGTCACCAGCGCGCAGCAAAAGCGTTAGCTGAAGGGAACTTTGCGGATGAAACAGTAGCTGTAGATGTAATGTTACGCACTGTTGGAGCAAACAACAAACTGCAAGAAGAAACACGTATTTTCGCACAAGATGAAGGTGTAAGAGCGGAGACGACGCTAGACATTTTAGGTAAATTACGTCCAGCATTTAACGTTCGCGGTTCTGTAACGGCTGGTAACTCTTCACAAATGAGTGATGGAGCAGCATCTGTACTATTAATGGATCGTGAAAAAGCAGTGAGCGATGGCATGAAGCCACTTGCGAAATTCCGTTCATTTGCAGTAGCTGGTGTACCACCAGAAATAATGGGTATCGGTCCAATTGCTGCAATTCCGAAAGCGTTAAAACTAGCGGGATTAGAACTATCTGATATCGGCTTATTCGAGCTAAATGAGGCGTTCGCTTCTCAATCGATTCAAGTTATTCGTGAACTTGGATTAGATGAAGAAAAAGTAAATGTAAACGGCGGTGCAATCGCACTTGGACATCCACTTGGCTGTACAGGAGCAAAACTAACACTATCCCTTATTCACGAAATGAAACGCCGCAACCAACAATTCGGTATCGTAACAATGTGTATCGGCGGCGGAATGGGAGCAGCGGGAGTATTTGAATTACTATAA
- a CDS encoding 3-hydroxyacyl-CoA dehydrogenase/enoyl-CoA hydratase family protein, whose amino-acid sequence MFQIKKAAVLGSGVMGSGIAAHLANIGIPTLLLDIVPPALTKEEEAKGITLEHKSVRNRFSNTAVQKLLKQKPAPLTVKGNLALIEAGNLEDDLERLADVDWIIEVVVENLDIKKKLFEKIDTVRKPGSIVSSNTSGISVEKMAEGRSDDFQKHFLGTHFFNPPRYLKLLEVIPTKETDPQVLSFMKLFGEDVLGKGVVIAKDTPNFIGNRIGTYGLLVTLQEMIKRGYSIGEVDSVTGPLIGRPKSATFRTLDVVGLDTFVHVANNVYENVQEEERDVFKVPAFMHDMLDKKWLGSKTGQGFFLKQGKEILELNPETMEYEARKKLKAASVELSKQEKGLANKLKALVYAKDRAGELLWNIITPTLLYSAKLHKEIADDIVAIDQAMKWGFGWEQGPFEIWDAIGVEKSVQKMEENGAVVPAWVKEMVEKGFATFYKHDNGDSYYYDNGEYKLIERNKKAISLKQLKAKNGVLKKNSGASLIDLGDGILCLEFHSKSNAIGMDITQMINYAVDEVEKNYKGLVIGNQSKNFCVGANLAMILMEAQDDNYFEIEWVVKNFQDAMTKIKYSSKPVVAAPYGMTLGGGTEVCLPAASIQASSETYMGLVEVGVGLIPGGGGNKELYIKHLNKMANGVEFDLQKVANKVFESVAMAKVSTSAQEAVSNNFLGDKDGISVNGDHLLYDAKQKALSLYEAGYKAPIRKKIPVVGETGYATLVLGVEAMHLSGYISEYDLHIAKKLAYVIAGGKVPYGTEVDEQYLLDVEREAFISLVSEMKSQARMQHMLVKGKPLRN is encoded by the coding sequence ATGTTCCAAATTAAAAAGGCTGCTGTTCTAGGTTCAGGCGTAATGGGTTCAGGGATTGCGGCACACTTAGCTAATATTGGTATTCCGACATTATTGCTTGATATTGTACCACCGGCGCTTACGAAAGAAGAAGAAGCGAAGGGAATTACATTAGAACATAAAAGTGTGAGAAATCGTTTTAGTAATACGGCTGTGCAAAAACTATTAAAGCAAAAACCAGCTCCTCTGACAGTGAAAGGTAATCTAGCACTGATCGAAGCAGGTAACTTAGAAGATGATCTTGAGCGTCTTGCTGATGTAGATTGGATTATTGAAGTAGTAGTTGAAAATTTAGATATAAAGAAGAAACTATTTGAAAAAATAGATACTGTTCGTAAACCAGGCTCAATTGTGAGTTCAAATACTTCAGGCATTTCCGTTGAAAAAATGGCAGAAGGTCGTTCAGACGACTTCCAGAAACACTTCTTAGGAACACACTTTTTTAACCCACCACGATATTTAAAACTTCTAGAGGTAATACCGACGAAAGAAACTGATCCACAAGTATTAAGCTTCATGAAACTATTTGGCGAAGACGTTCTTGGAAAAGGCGTTGTTATCGCAAAAGACACACCAAACTTTATTGGAAACCGCATCGGTACGTATGGCTTGCTTGTAACGCTTCAAGAAATGATTAAGCGTGGCTATAGCATTGGAGAAGTTGACTCTGTAACAGGCCCATTAATTGGTCGTCCAAAGAGCGCAACGTTCCGCACATTAGATGTTGTTGGTTTAGATACATTTGTACATGTTGCAAATAACGTATATGAAAATGTACAAGAAGAAGAGCGTGATGTATTTAAAGTACCAGCTTTCATGCATGACATGCTTGATAAAAAATGGCTTGGAAGTAAAACTGGTCAAGGCTTCTTCTTAAAGCAAGGAAAAGAAATTTTAGAATTAAATCCAGAAACGATGGAATACGAAGCTCGCAAAAAATTAAAAGCTGCATCCGTAGAGTTAAGTAAGCAAGAAAAAGGATTAGCGAATAAATTGAAAGCGCTTGTATACGCGAAAGATCGCGCAGGAGAGTTGTTATGGAACATTATCACACCAACTCTTTTATACTCTGCAAAACTTCATAAAGAAATTGCTGACGATATCGTTGCAATTGACCAAGCGATGAAATGGGGCTTCGGCTGGGAGCAAGGACCATTCGAAATTTGGGATGCAATCGGCGTTGAAAAATCCGTTCAAAAGATGGAAGAAAACGGCGCAGTTGTTCCTGCTTGGGTGAAAGAAATGGTAGAGAAAGGTTTTGCTACTTTCTATAAACACGATAATGGTGATAGCTACTATTACGATAATGGTGAATATAAGCTAATCGAACGTAACAAAAAAGCAATTTCGCTTAAGCAGTTAAAAGCGAAAAACGGTGTGTTAAAGAAAAATAGCGGAGCGAGCTTAATTGATTTAGGCGACGGCATCCTTTGCTTAGAATTCCATTCGAAGAGCAATGCAATCGGTATGGATATTACACAAATGATTAACTACGCTGTTGATGAAGTAGAAAAGAATTATAAAGGTCTTGTTATCGGAAACCAATCGAAGAACTTCTGCGTTGGTGCGAACCTTGCAATGATCTTAATGGAAGCACAAGACGACAACTACTTTGAAATTGAGTGGGTTGTGAAAAACTTCCAAGATGCAATGACGAAAATTAAGTACTCTTCTAAGCCAGTTGTAGCAGCGCCATATGGTATGACGCTTGGCGGCGGTACAGAAGTTTGTTTACCAGCAGCGAGCATTCAAGCTTCTAGCGAAACATATATGGGCTTAGTAGAAGTAGGTGTTGGCTTAATCCCTGGCGGAGGCGGTAACAAAGAGTTATACATTAAACACTTAAACAAAATGGCAAACGGTGTAGAGTTTGATCTGCAAAAAGTTGCGAACAAAGTATTTGAATCCGTAGCGATGGCGAAAGTTTCAACATCAGCACAAGAAGCTGTCTCTAACAACTTCTTAGGCGATAAAGACGGTATTAGTGTGAATGGTGATCACTTACTATATGATGCGAAACAAAAAGCACTTTCGTTATATGAAGCGGGTTATAAGGCTCCGATTCGTAAAAAGATACCAGTTGTTGGTGAAACAGGCTATGCAACGCTTGTACTTGGTGTAGAAGCAATGCATTTATCTGGTTACATTTCTGAATATGATCTTCACATTGCGAAGAAACTTGCATATGTCATTGCGGGCGGAAAAGTACCGTACGGAACAGAAGTTGATGAGCAATATTTATTAGATGTAGAACGTGAAGCATTTATTAGCTTAGTAAGTGAGATGAAATCACAAGCAAGAATGCAGCACATGCTTGTAAAAGGGAAGCCATTACGTAACTAA
- a CDS encoding YuzL family protein, whose translation MAKLKKNPSKAGISAASVTGNAGPHNHGVEKGRQGNNQQYKKHNMGEK comes from the coding sequence ATGGCAAAACTTAAGAAAAACCCTTCAAAAGCTGGAATTAGCGCAGCAAGCGTAACTGGAAATGCAGGTCCGCATAATCACGGTGTTGAAAAAGGGCGTCAAGGTAATAACCAACAATATAAGAAGCATAATATGGGCGAAAAATAA
- a CDS encoding D-alanyl-D-alanine carboxypeptidase family protein, producing MKRTIIMIVMIATLFTGMIFFSYAHRQQVVRADQPNITGQYGITIDADTGEILYGKREDERSYPASIAKMMTTLLLLENVKEDEEITVTENAIKTESQSAKIKLRAGEKLKRDEALKLMLIISADPIAESIAEHIAGSKNEFVKMMNARAKELGTKHATFKNASGADALGNKVSPYDIAIITKEALKYPIVLQYMNSVNTTLHTSERSPKIANYGREELYDDPYAIGSKSGLSALGKYTVVTVDEKDGKRVINVVLSSTRAQLYPDTKKMAHYAFQQLK from the coding sequence ATGAAACGAACAATAATTATGATTGTAATGATCGCCACACTATTTACAGGGATGATTTTCTTCTCTTACGCGCATAGGCAACAAGTTGTAAGAGCAGATCAACCTAACATTACTGGGCAATACGGGATTACAATTGATGCAGACACAGGGGAAATTTTGTATGGAAAACGTGAAGATGAGCGCTCTTATCCGGCTAGTATAGCCAAGATGATGACAACTCTTCTCTTACTAGAGAATGTAAAAGAAGATGAAGAAATTACGGTTACAGAGAATGCGATTAAAACAGAAAGTCAAAGTGCAAAGATTAAGCTTCGCGCGGGTGAAAAGTTAAAACGAGATGAGGCATTAAAACTTATGCTTATCATTAGTGCAGACCCGATCGCTGAGTCAATTGCAGAACATATCGCAGGATCAAAAAATGAGTTTGTGAAAATGATGAATGCTAGAGCGAAGGAACTTGGTACAAAGCATGCAACTTTCAAAAACGCAAGTGGTGCTGATGCACTTGGAAATAAAGTATCACCATATGACATTGCCATTATTACGAAAGAAGCATTAAAATACCCAATTGTTTTACAATATATGAATTCAGTAAATACAACTCTACATACTTCCGAACGCTCTCCAAAAATCGCAAACTATGGACGAGAAGAACTATATGACGATCCATATGCAATTGGAAGTAAAAGCGGTCTATCTGCACTCGGAAAATATACGGTCGTAACTGTTGATGAGAAAGACGGTAAACGCGTCATTAACGTCGTATTATCTTCTACTCGCGCGCAACTATATCCTGATACGAAAAAAATGGCGCACTACGCATTTCAACAATTAAAATAA
- a CDS encoding proline dehydrogenase family protein, translating to MEQLMRNSFLFLSKNKALTKLAKKYGLRFGAGRFVAGETIELATAAIKALNKQGLCVTIDYLGEFVDNEAEANEMASESIEAIRAIGREGLNSQLSLKMTSMGLDISDEIVMNNMRRILEAAKENGVFITIDMEDYTRCGKTIDIFKQLKSEYDNIGTVIQAYLYRTEKDIEDLNAYNPNLRLVKGAYKEPEEVAFPEKKDVDDNYKKIIKMHLLNGNYTAIASHDEAIIEYTKKLAEEHNIPRDQFEFQMLFGIRTERQLELVKEGYKMRVYVPYGNDWYGYFMRRLAERPANVAFVLKGMIKK from the coding sequence ATGGAACAATTAATGCGAAATTCGTTTCTTTTCTTATCTAAAAATAAAGCGCTAACAAAACTGGCTAAAAAGTACGGTTTACGCTTTGGTGCAGGTCGCTTCGTCGCAGGGGAAACGATTGAATTAGCGACAGCTGCAATTAAAGCATTAAATAAGCAAGGTCTTTGTGTAACAATCGATTATTTAGGCGAATTTGTTGATAACGAAGCGGAAGCAAATGAAATGGCTAGCGAATCGATTGAAGCGATTCGTGCAATTGGGAGAGAAGGTCTTAATTCACAGCTTTCTTTAAAGATGACTTCTATGGGATTAGATATCTCTGACGAAATCGTAATGAATAATATGCGCCGTATTTTAGAAGCTGCAAAAGAAAATGGTGTGTTTATTACAATTGATATGGAAGATTATACGCGCTGCGGAAAAACAATTGATATCTTTAAACAATTAAAATCTGAATACGATAATATTGGTACTGTTATTCAAGCTTACTTATATCGTACAGAAAAAGATATTGAAGATTTAAACGCTTACAATCCTAATTTACGTCTTGTAAAAGGGGCCTATAAAGAACCTGAAGAAGTAGCGTTCCCGGAAAAGAAAGATGTAGATGACAATTATAAAAAAATTATTAAAATGCACTTATTAAATGGAAATTACACTGCAATTGCTTCACATGACGAAGCGATTATTGAATATACAAAAAAACTTGCCGAAGAACACAATATTCCAAGGGATCAATTTGAATTCCAAATGTTATTTGGTATTCGTACAGAGCGTCAACTTGAGCTAGTAAAAGAAGGCTACAAAATGCGCGTTTACGTACCTTATGGAAACGACTGGTATGGCTATTTCATGCGTCGTCTAGCAGAACGTCCAGCAAACGTTGCGTTCGTATTAAAAGGTATGATCAAAAAATAA
- a CDS encoding YusU family protein: protein MSEKFNEQFDGLLEKYTELLLGESNEEQKEQVQKWALYSYIAKTMPALVKHWNETYPDAKEEMVQLITNIKKLNDEKRNEK from the coding sequence ATGAGTGAAAAGTTTAATGAGCAATTTGATGGATTATTAGAGAAATATACAGAATTATTGCTAGGAGAAAGTAATGAAGAGCAAAAAGAGCAGGTACAGAAATGGGCACTTTATTCTTATATAGCTAAGACGATGCCAGCTTTAGTGAAACATTGGAATGAGACGTATCCAGATGCAAAAGAAGAGATGGTACAGTTAATTACGAATATTAAAAAGCTGAATGATGAGAAGCGAAATGAGAAGTAA
- a CDS encoding MTH1187 family thiamine-binding protein translates to MAIVDVSIIPVGTGNPSVSEYVAEVQKVLEKNADRVKYQLTPMNTVIEGDLPVILEVIQQMHEVPYTKGAQRVATTIRIDDRRDKVSTMEKKLNSVRSKL, encoded by the coding sequence ATGGCAATTGTTGACGTATCGATTATTCCAGTAGGAACAGGTAATCCAAGTGTTAGTGAGTATGTAGCAGAAGTACAAAAGGTGCTAGAGAAAAATGCAGATCGCGTGAAGTATCAATTAACACCGATGAATACAGTAATTGAAGGGGATCTTCCTGTCATTTTAGAAGTCATTCAACAAATGCATGAAGTTCCATACACGAAAGGTGCACAGCGCGTTGCGACAACAATTCGTATCGATGATCGCCGTGATAAAGTAAGTACGATGGAGAAGAAATTAAACTCTGTTCGATCAAAATTATAA